The Peptostreptococcaceae bacterium genome has a window encoding:
- the dprA gene encoding DNA-protecting protein DprA — translation MREDYLKINYFGKRNKEINKLITEHLNNPSKEKRNFCLNKLTSMANEALDDNEYAAYKRNIMNKRISFVDISESNFPEKLKKIYDPPLMLFYKGDFKIIDDCPCVAIVGSRKCSNYGRQVAYDFAKGLAESGIAVISGMAYGIDSSAHIGALAGGGNTVAVMGTGIDNCYPAKNKTLHDRIAKEGLLLTEFSVGTMPMPYNFPRRNRIISGLSDAVIVVEAGLGSGALITADFALEQGKEVYAVPSGILGSCGKGSNKLIKQGAECLVDINEVISAFSKKNNVTPIEKLVETGMTDAERDLLKIIEFEGPIHIDKILSYRLMSVNEVKAAIMLLMIKNKIYIESGNKYCIKK, via the coding sequence ATGCGCGAGGATTATCTGAAAATCAATTATTTCGGTAAGAGGAACAAGGAAATCAATAAATTGATAACTGAACATCTCAATAATCCATCAAAAGAAAAACGCAACTTTTGCCTCAACAAATTGACTTCAATGGCAAATGAGGCTTTAGATGATAACGAATATGCTGCATATAAGAGAAATATAATGAACAAAAGAATTTCCTTCGTTGATATTAGCGAAAGCAATTTTCCTGAAAAGCTAAAGAAAATTTATGACCCGCCTTTGATGTTATTTTATAAAGGGGATTTTAAAATAATTGATGATTGCCCATGCGTTGCAATCGTCGGTTCTAGAAAATGCAGCAATTATGGAAGACAGGTAGCATATGATTTTGCAAAAGGACTTGCAGAATCTGGAATTGCTGTTATAAGCGGAATGGCATACGGCATTGATTCAAGCGCGCATATAGGAGCTTTGGCTGGCGGTGGAAACACTGTTGCCGTAATGGGTACAGGAATTGATAATTGTTATCCTGCAAAAAATAAAACACTTCATGATCGTATTGCAAAAGAAGGATTGCTTTTAACAGAATTTAGCGTTGGCACTATGCCAATGCCTTATAATTTTCCTAGAAGGAATAGAATTATTAGCGGGTTGTCGGACGCTGTAATTGTCGTTGAAGCGGGACTCGGAAGTGGTGCATTAATTACGGCTGATTTTGCACTCGAACAGGGAAAGGAAGTATATGCTGTTCCAAGCGGGATTTTGGGAAGTTGCGGAAAAGGATCTAATAAACTCATAAAGCAGGGTGCGGAATGCCTAGTGGATATAAATGAAGTAATATCTGCTTTTTCTAAAAAGAACAACGTAACACCTATTGAAAAACTTGTAGAAACGGGAATGACTGACGCCGAAAGAGATTTGCTTAAAATAATCGAATTTGAAGGTCCTATACATATAGATAAGATTCTTTCATATAGGCTGATGAGTGTGAATGAAGTAAAAGCTGCTATTATGTTGCTTATGATAAAGAATAAAATTTATATTGAGTCCGGTAATAAATATTGCATAAAAAAGTAA
- a CDS encoding YifB family Mg chelatase-like AAA ATPase gives MLAKIVTCTLTGIDGEIVECESDISKGLPSFSIVGLPDAAVKESKDRIRAAVNNSGFVFPVKRITVNLSPASTKKNGSHFDLPIATGIIVASKCIPFDKFKDTAILGELSLDGRVNCINGLLPMLIALKQLSVKKAIVPYGNANEAVYMHGMDIYAVKHLREVIDFIEDEKTIEPLHISEFSDLHCACSYECDYAEVSGQENAKRAIEISAAGNHNLLMIGPPGSGKTMLAKRYPTILPLLDESQAMEVTKIYSIAGLMKNRAIMLERPFRSPHHTLSSVSLTGGGNNPRPGEISLANHGVLYLDELPEFSRKALEALRQPLEDKNVTITRVNASVTYPSNFVLIASMNPCPCGYYGDSHHECKCSIGDIRRYMSRISGPILDRMDMHIEVPSVAFDALNGKQQRSRSSSQIRESVINARERQKKRFINAKISLNSEMNSRQIKRYCNLNAESKKLLETAFEKMGLSARSYNKIIKVARTISDIEGSKDIETNHLMEALSYRNLETKYWNI, from the coding sequence ATGCTTGCAAAGATTGTAACTTGCACATTGACAGGCATAGATGGTGAAATTGTCGAATGTGAATCTGACATATCAAAGGGTTTGCCTTCATTCAGCATCGTCGGATTACCAGATGCCGCAGTAAAAGAATCAAAGGACCGCATACGTGCCGCTGTAAACAATTCCGGTTTTGTTTTTCCAGTAAAAAGGATAACGGTTAATCTATCCCCGGCAAGTACAAAAAAAAATGGTTCGCATTTTGATTTACCGATTGCCACAGGTATTATTGTTGCATCAAAATGTATACCTTTCGACAAATTCAAAGACACAGCTATTTTGGGAGAATTGTCCCTGGATGGAAGAGTCAATTGTATTAATGGATTGCTGCCAATGCTTATTGCTCTTAAGCAGTTGTCGGTTAAAAAAGCAATCGTACCATATGGCAATGCAAACGAAGCGGTATACATGCATGGCATGGATATTTATGCTGTAAAGCACTTGCGTGAGGTGATTGATTTCATAGAAGATGAGAAGACAATTGAACCGCTACATATTTCGGAATTCAGCGATTTACATTGTGCATGCAGTTATGAATGTGATTACGCGGAAGTTTCTGGACAGGAAAATGCAAAAAGGGCTATTGAAATATCTGCGGCTGGAAATCATAATCTTCTGATGATTGGTCCCCCCGGATCCGGCAAGACAATGCTGGCAAAAAGATATCCTACGATACTTCCATTGCTTGATGAATCGCAAGCTATGGAAGTTACAAAAATATATAGTATTGCGGGCCTTATGAAAAACCGTGCAATAATGCTTGAACGTCCGTTCAGGAGTCCCCACCATACGCTTTCGTCTGTTTCTCTTACCGGAGGAGGCAACAATCCTAGGCCTGGAGAAATTTCCTTGGCAAATCACGGGGTCCTATATCTTGACGAACTCCCTGAATTCTCAAGAAAAGCGCTTGAGGCATTAAGACAACCTTTGGAAGACAAAAATGTTACCATAACAAGAGTAAATGCAAGCGTTACATATCCATCCAATTTTGTCCTCATTGCAAGCATGAACCCATGTCCGTGCGGATATTATGGTGATAGCCATCATGAATGTAAATGCAGCATAGGCGATATAAGACGGTACATGAGTCGCATATCCGGACCAATTCTTGATAGAATGGATATGCACATAGAAGTTCCAAGCGTTGCATTTGATGCATTGAATGGAAAACAGCAGCGCTCAAGGTCATCAAGTCAAATAAGAGAATCAGTAATTAACGCAAGAGAACGACAAAAAAAGAGATTTATCAATGCTAAAATAAGTCTTAACTCAGAGATGAACAGCCGTCAAATTAAACGTTATTGCAATTTGAACGCAGAATCGAAAAAATTGCTTGAAACTGCGTTCGAGAAAATGGGATTGAGTGCAAGATCATATAATAAAATAATCAAGGTTGCACGTACCATATCTGATATAGAAGGCAGCAAGGACATTGAAACAAATCATTTAATGGAAGCTTTAAGCTATAGAAATCTTGAAACAAAATATTGGAACATATGA
- a CDS encoding YraN family protein, whose amino-acid sequence MAENHLKSKGYRIIKRNYCTKIGEVDLIMKDKNGYYVFIEVKKRTGIDYGRPIEYINKYKMKKIIRTSEHFIVANKLSGNDFRFDAVEIIEWKNGKIEINHIKNIFIE is encoded by the coding sequence ATGGCAGAAAATCATCTGAAAAGTAAAGGATATCGCATTATAAAAAGGAATTATTGTACGAAGATTGGGGAAGTAGACCTTATTATGAAAGATAAGAACGGCTATTATGTATTCATCGAAGTAAAGAAGCGCACCGGTATTGATTATGGAAGACCTATAGAATATATCAACAAATATAAAATGAAGAAAATAATTAGAACATCCGAGCATTTCATAGTTGCAAATAAATTATCCGGAAATGATTTCAGATTCGACGCAGTTGAAATTATTGAGTGGAAAAATGGAAAAATTGAAATAAATCATATAAAAAATATATTTATTGAATAG
- a CDS encoding ribonuclease HII, translated as MEYETMSIKEIREFVAELDLESRNIEFVCNSLKIDKRKSVNEIGKRLLSKICKLENEKSRLKEMYSYENNLYRKNITFIAGIDEVGRGPLSGPVVSSAVVLPANCRLMGLNDSKKLSEKKRNRLYHEIMLNAIDVSVGMASPNEIDEINILNATKLSMKRAVDALKCKADHLLIDALKLDDIEIEQTAIIKGDEKSASIAAASIIAKVTRDYIMVEMSRYFKVYGFERNKGYGTAEHIEALKKYGPVNIHRRSFIKGIVGGR; from the coding sequence ATGGAATATGAGACCATGAGCATTAAGGAAATAAGGGAATTTGTCGCTGAGTTGGATTTAGAAAGTAGAAACATAGAGTTTGTTTGCAACTCGCTTAAAATTGACAAAAGGAAATCCGTCAACGAAATAGGCAAAAGACTTTTATCGAAAATATGCAAATTAGAAAACGAAAAATCTCGTTTGAAAGAAATGTATTCATATGAAAATAATCTGTATCGAAAGAACATAACATTTATCGCTGGCATCGACGAGGTTGGCCGGGGACCGCTTTCTGGCCCTGTTGTTTCCTCAGCAGTTGTGCTTCCGGCAAATTGCCGGCTTATGGGTTTAAATGATTCAAAAAAGCTTAGTGAAAAAAAACGAAATAGGCTTTATCATGAGATAATGCTTAATGCTATAGATGTATCGGTTGGGATGGCGAGTCCCAACGAAATAGATGAAATAAACATACTGAATGCTACTAAATTGTCCATGAAAAGAGCCGTTGACGCATTGAAATGCAAAGCAGACCATCTTCTTATAGATGCATTAAAATTGGATGATATAGAAATAGAACAGACTGCCATAATTAAAGGAGATGAAAAATCTGCATCCATAGCTGCAGCATCCATTATTGCAAAGGTAACTAGAGACTATATAATGGTTGAAATGAGTAGGTATTTCAAAGTATACGGCTTCGAAAGAAATAAAGGATACGGCACCGCAGAACATATTGAAGCACTAAAAAAATATGGGCCTGTTAATATACACAGAAGAAGTTTCATTAAAGGTATAGTTGGGGGGCGGTAA